One Eremothecium cymbalariae DBVPG#7215 chromosome 2, complete sequence DNA window includes the following coding sequences:
- the RPC34 gene encoding DNA-directed RNA polymerase III subunit C34 (similar to Ashbya gossypii AER191W), whose product MNGLLENGIKLSDIAQELHGKMIAQEAGKLFSQQELQSIIGSTSLSNLMAYVQELLDKNLIRLVKQNNELKFQAVHVSEAQKKSGMSSDESLVYSYIEASGREGIWTKTIKAKTNLHQHVVLKCLKSLESQRYVKSVKSVKYPTRKIYMLYNLQPSIDVTGGPWFTDSELDVEFINSLLTIVWRHTSERTYPNGFNNFNGSRGKELLYTHNVKNYSTTDEILEFISGARVSTVDLSKPDIRSLCEVLVYDDKLEKVAFDCYRVTLQSVLQMAQPISDPFNSTKDDNEDFSIFDYYNSIAPSAGDKEAVYIDEWTL is encoded by the coding sequence ATGAATGGGCTACTAGAAAACGGTATCAAACTTTCTGATATTGCTCAGGAGTTGCATGGCAAGATGATTGCCCAAGAAGCGGGTAAGCTGTTCTCTCAACAGGAACTACAGTCCATAATCGGCTCTACTTCTTTAAGCAATCTCATGGCATATGTACAGGAGCTCTTGGATAAGAATCTTATTCGACTTGTGAAGCAGAATAACGAACTCAAGTTTCAGGCTGTTCATGTTTCGGAAGCACAGAAGAAATCCGGAATGAGTTCTGATGAGTCTCTAGTGTATTCATATATCGAAGCAAGCGGGAGAGAGGGTATTTGGACCAAGACTATTAAGGCTAAAACGAATTTACATCAGCACGTCGTTTTAAAATGTCTAAAATCTTTGGAATCTCAGCGGTATGTGAAGTCTGTGAAAAGTGTGAAGTACCCTACCAGAAAAATCTACATGTTATACAATCTACAGCCATCTATAGACGTCACAGGTGGCCCATGGTTCACTGATAGTGAGCTAGATGTAGAATTTATTAACAGCTTGCTGACTATTGTGTGGCGCCATACATCGGAACGTACATACCCGAATGGGttcaataactttaatGGCAGTCGAGGCAAAGAATTGCTTTATACACATAATGTTAAAAACTATTCTACTACAGATGAGATTCTAGAATTCATCAGTGGCGCTCGGGTTTCCACTGTTGATCTGTCTAAACCTGATATTCGTTCTCTATGTGAAGTATTGGTATATGATGATAAGTTAGAAAAGGTTGCATTCGACTGTTATCGCGTCACGCTTCAAAGCGTGCTACAAATGGCACAACCAATCAGTGATCCTTTTAACTCTACCAAAGATGACAACGAGGATTTCTCTATATTTGACTATTATAACTCGATTGCACCTTCCGCAGGCGATAAAGAAGCCGTCTACATTGACGAGTGGACCCTGTGA